In Cryptomeria japonica chromosome 10, Sugi_1.0, whole genome shotgun sequence, a genomic segment contains:
- the LOC131060725 gene encoding magnesium-chelatase subunit ChlH, chloroplastic: MAFVVSSSYTSPSFKLVPFNQTSRAYLPGVHRAFEGIRLPNSVESLRKLGDYHGHCHASTFSAYSPKAGNRAPKVISAVAGNSLVTEETPETSAEIGKGLFTQGNPEMRRISPERNQGLPNVKIVYVVLEAQYQASVSEAVRSLNQRRKDASFEVVGYLLEELRDQNNYDTFRNDLSDANIFIGSLIFIEELAQKVKAAVETERERLDAVLIFPSMPEVMRLNKLGTFSMSQLGQSKSPFFQMFKRKKKGAGFEESMLKLVRTLPKVLKYLPSDKAQDARAYIMSLQFWLGGSPDNLENFFKMIAGSYVPSLRSTKMEFADPVLYLDTGIWHPLAPRMFDDVKEYLNWYDTRKDANEKLKDPKAPTIGIAMQRTHIVTGDDSHYVAVVMELEARGARVIPIFSGGLDFSTPVERFLYDPFTKKSIVQAVVSLTGFALVGGPARQDHPRAIQTLAKLDVPYIVALPLVFQTTEEWLISTLGLHPIQVALQVALPELDGGLEPIVFAGRDAKTGKSHALHKRVEQLCTRAIKWADLKRKTKEEKKVAITVFSFPPDKGNVGTAAYLNVFSSIFSVLQDLQKDGYNVEGLPDTPELLIEDIIHDKEAKFNSPNLNIAYKMNVREYQQLTSYAKALEDNWGKPPGNLNSDGENLLVFGKQYGNVFIGVQPTFGYEGDPMRLLFAKSASPHHGFAAYYSFVEKIFKADAVLHFGTHGSLEFMPGKQVGLSDVCYPDSLIGNIPNIYYYAANNPSEATIAKRRSYANTISYLTPPAENAGLYKGLKQLSELISSYQSLKDSGRGTQIINSIISTAKQCNLDKDVVLPEEGAELRPEERDSVVGKVYSKIMEIESRLLPCGLHVIGQPPSAMEAVATLVNIASLDRPEEEIYSLPGILAEAVNRSIEDVYRNSDKGVLRDVELLKQITDASRGAVSAFVDRTTNPKGQVADVAQKLGSILGFGRKEPWTEYLEKTKFWNADQNKLRTLFEFLSDCLRLVVADNELGALKQALEGSYVEPGPGGDPIRNPKVLPTGKNIHALDPQAIPTEAALQSAKVVVERLLKRQKADNDGKYPETVALVLWGTDNIKTYGESLAQVLWMIGVKPVADALGRVNKVEPVSLEELGRPRVDVVVNCSGVFRDLFINQMNLLDRAIKMVAELDEPVDMNYVRKHAIEQAETLGIGVREAATRVFSNASGSYSSNVNLAVENSSWNDEKQLQDMYVSRKSFAFDSDAPGAGMKENKKVFEMALSTAEATFQNLDSSEISLTDVSHYFDSDPTNLVQSLRKDKKKPNAYIADTTTANAQVRTLAETVRLDARTKLLNPKWYEGMLSSGYEGVREIEKRLTNTVGWSATSGQVDNWVYEEANTTFIEDENMLKRLLDTNPNSVRKLVQTFLEANGRGYWETSEQNIERLRQLYQEVEDKIEGIDRN, encoded by the exons ATGGCGTTTGTGGTGTCATCTTCGTACACATCCCCAAGTTTTAAGCTTGTTCCTTTTAATCAAACTAGTCGCGCATACCTACCAG gtgTGCATAGGGCTTTTGAAGGCATTAGACTCCCCAACAGTGTAGAGTCTCTTCGAAAACTA GGAGACTATCATGGTCATTGTCATGCATCTACATTTTCAGCCTACAGCCCAAAAGCTGGCAACAGAGCACCAAAG GTGATCTCTGCAGTTGCTGGGAACAGTTTGGTCACAGAGGAAACCCCAGAAACCTCTGCAGAAATTGGGAAAGGTCTGTTCACACAGGGAAACCCAGAAATGAGACGAATCAGTCCTGAAAGAAATCAGGGACTGCCTAATGTTAAAATAGTCTATGTAGTACTTGAAGCTCAATATCAAGCCTCTGTAAGTGAAGCAGTTCGTAGTCTTAACCAGAGAAGAAAAGATGCTTCATTTGAGGTTGTTGGGTACCTTCTAGAGGAGTTAAGAGACCAAAACAACTATGACACTTTCCGTAATGATCTCTCAGATGCTAATATTTTCATTGGATCTCTCATATTTATTGAGGAGCTTGCTCAAAAAGTTAAGGCTGCAGTGGAGACTGAGAGGGAACGACTGGATGCTGTGTTGATTTTCCCTTCTATGCCAGAGGTGATGAGATTGAATAAACTGGGCACTTTTAGTATGTCCCAGTTAGGACAATCCAAGAGCCCTTTCTTCCAGATGTTCAAGAGAAAGAAGAAGGGAGCAGGCTTTGAGGAAAGCATGCTTAAGCTTGTTAGGACTCTACCCAAAGTCCTCAAGTATTTGCCTAGTGACAAGGCTCAGGATGCTAGAGCTTATATAATGAGCTTGCAATTTTGGTTGGGTGGATCTCCAGATAATCTTGAAAACTTCTTTAAAATGATTGCTGGGTCTTATGTACCTTCTCTGAGAAGCACAAAAATGGAGTTTGCTGATCCAGTCCTTTATTTGGACACTGGAATATGGCACCCTTTGGCTCCTCGTATGTTTGATGATGTCAAGGAGTATTTGAATTGGTATGACACCagaaaagatgcaaatgaaaaacTAAAAGACCCAAAGGCGCCTACAATTGGTATTGCCATGCAAAGAACCCACATTGTTACCGGTGATGATAGTCACTATGTGGCTGTTGTGATGGAACTAGAAGCCAGAGGGGCAAGAGTTATCCCAATATTTTCAGGCGGATTAGACTTCTCTACTCCTGTGGAGCGTTTCTTATATGATCCATTCACAAAGAAATCTATTGTACAAGCTGTGGTTTCCTTGACTGGATTTGCACTAGTAGGTGGACCTGCTAGACAGGATCATCCTCGTGCTATACAAACCTTAGCCAAACTTGATGTTCCCTACATTGTTGCTTTGCCATTGGTGTTCCAGACTACAGAAGAATGGCTTATTAGCACTTTGGGATTACATCCTATTCAGGTTGCATTACAGGTTGCTCTTCCTGAGCTTGATGGTGGTTTGGAGCCCATTGTTTTTGCCGGCCGTGATGCAAAAACTG GCAAGTCTCATGCACTCCATAAGCGTGTTGAACAGCTTTGTACACGAGCAATTAAGTGGGCTGACTTAAAGCGAAAAACAAAG GAGGAAAAGAAAGTTGCTATCACCGTATTTAGCTTCCCACCTGATAAAGGCAATGTAGGCACTGCAGCCTATCTCAATGTGTTCTCTTCAATTTTCAGTGTTCTGCAGGATCTGCAGAAAGATGGTTATAATGTAGAAGGCTTGCCAGATACCCCTGAATTGCTTATTGAAGATATAATTCATGACAAAGAGGCTAAGTTTAACAGTCCAAATTTGAATATTGCTTACAAGATGAATGTAAGAGAGTATCAGCAGCTAACTTCCTATGCAAAAGCTTTGGAAGATAACTGGGGAAAGCCACCAGGAAATCTAAATTCTGATGGGGAAAACTTGCTAGTATTTGGAAAACAGTATGGCAATGTCTTTATTGGAGTGCAGCCAACTTTTGGATATGAGGGTGATCCCATGAGGCTTCTTTTTGCAAAATCAGCAAGTCCACATCATGGATTTGCTGCTTATTATTCATtcgttgagaaaattttcaaagctGATGCTGTCTTACATTTTGGAACTCATGGATCCCTAGAATTCATGCCTGGTAAACAAGTGGGACTGAGTGATGTGTGTTATCCTGACAGTTTGATAGGAAACATCCCCAATATATACTACTATGCCGCCAACAATCCCTCTGAGGCGACCATAGCAAAACGCCGGAGCTATGCTAACACAATTAGTTACTTGACACCTCCAGCAGAGAATGCTGGATTGTATAAAGGTCTGAAACAGCTAAGCGAACTGATATCTTCTTATCAATCACTTAAGGACAGTGGAAGAGGCACACAGATAATCAACAGTATCATCAGTACTGCTAAACAATGCAACCTTGACAAAGATGTTGTTCTGCCAGAAGAAGGGGCAGAGCTTCGGCCTGAAGAGAGGGATTCTGTGGTGGGTAAAGTTTACAGTAAGATAATGGAAATTGAATCTCGCTTATTACCTTGTGGATTGCATGTTATAGGCCAACCACCTTCTGCAATGGAAGCTGTGGCTACTCTTGTCAATATAGCTTCCCTGGACAGACCTGAGGAAGAGATATATTCATTGCCAGGGATCCTTGCAGAAGCAGTGAACCGAAGTATAGAAGATGTTTACAGAAACAGTGATAAAGGAGTTTTGAGAGATGTAGAGTTGTTAAAACAGATTACAGATGCCTCCAGAGGTGCTGTCTCTGCATTTGTTGATAGGACAACAAACCCGAAAGGACAGGTGGCTGATGTTGCACAAAAGCTTGGATCTATACTTGGATTTGGACGAAAGGAACCTTGGACTGAGTATCTAGAAAAGACAAAGTTTTGGAATGCTGATCAAAATAAACTACGCACCCTCTTTGAATTTTTGAGTGATTGTTTGAGGCTAGTTGTGGCTGATAATGAACTTGGGGCATTGAAGCAAGCTCTAGAAGGCAGTTATGTTGAACCTGGACCTGGAGGTGATCCGATCAGGAATCCTAAGGTACTACCCACTGGGAAAAACATTCATGCACTGGATCCTCAAGCTATTCCAACTGAAGCAGCACTGCAGAGTGCTAAAGTGGTAGTTGAGCGGCTTCTAAAAAGGCAAAAAGCAGATAATGATGGAAAGTACCCAGAAACAGTTGCATTGGTTCTCTGGGGAACAGACAACATCAAGACGTATGGTGAATCACTTGCACAGGTACTGTGGATGATAGGTGTCAAACCTGTAGCAGATGCTCTAGGTCGAGTCAACAAGGTGGAGCCTGTATCTTTGGAGGAACTTGGGAGACCCCGTGTTGATGTGGTGGTGAATTGTTCTGGAGTTTTCAGAGACCTGTTTATCAATCAG ATGAACCTCCTTGACCGAGCAATAAAAATGGTAGCTGAGCTTGACGAACCTGTGGACATGAACTATGTAAGGAAACATGCCATAGAGCAAGCTGAAACGCTGGGAATTGGCGTCCGCGAGGCTGCCACTCGAGTATTTTCAAATGCATCTGGATCCTACTCGTCTAATGTCAATCTAGCTGTTGAGAATTCTTCTTGGAATGATGAGAAGCAATTGCAGGACATGTATGTGAGCAGGAAATCTTTTGCTTTTGACTCTGATGCTCCAGGCGCAGGCATGAAGGAGAATAAAAAAGTGTTTGAAATGGCGCTATCAACAGCTGAGGCTACTTTTCAGAACCTAGATTCATCTGAGATCTCCCTTACAGATGTTAGTCATTACTTTGACTCGGACCCCACAAATCTTGTACAGAGCCTGAGAAAGGACAAGAAAAAGCCCAATGCATATATTGCAGATACAACCACAGCAAATGCACAAGTCAGAACTCTGGCTGAGACAGTAAGGCTAGACGCAAGGACAAAATTACTTAATCCTAAGTGGTACGAAGGAATGCTTTCAAGTGGGTATGAAGGTGTTAGGGAGATTGAAAAGAGGTTGACAAATACTGTGGGATGGAGTGCTACATCTGGCCAAGTGGACAATTGGGTGTATGAGGAAGCAAATACCACTTTCATTGAAGATGAAAACATGTTGAAGAGGTTGTTGGACACAAACCCAAATTCAGTCAGGAAGCTAGTTCAGACATTCTTAGAGGCAAATGGAAGAGGTTATTGGGAAACGTCTGAGCAGAATATTGAGAGATTAAGGCAGTTGTATCAAGAGGTTGAAGATAAAATTGAAGGCATTGATAGAAACTAG